One Amaranthus tricolor cultivar Red isolate AtriRed21 chromosome 1, ASM2621246v1, whole genome shotgun sequence DNA window includes the following coding sequences:
- the LOC130805020 gene encoding protochlorophyllide reductase-like, whose translation MALQAASLIPSSVSFHKEGKFSGFKETSFVGTSISEHLKSEFHHTSLRIKEFRNWIIKAQTVTASPSIDQATPEGKKTLRKGNVIITGASSGLGLATAKALSMMGNWNVIMACRDFLKAERAAKRIGMPKDSYTVMHLDLASLESVRQFVENFRRSGMPLDVLVCNAAVYLPTDKEPTFTAEGFELSVGTNHLGHFLLSRLLLDDLKQSDYPSKRLIIVGSITGNSNTLAGNVPPKANLGDLRGLAGGLNGVNSSPMIDGGEFDGAKAYKDSKVCNMLTMQEFHRRFHEETGITFSSLYPGCIAETGLFRNHVALFRTLFPPFQKYITKGYVSEEEAGKRLAQVVCDQSLTKSGVYWSWNNNSKSFENQLSKEASDEEKARKLWEVSEKLVGLA comes from the exons ATGGCGCTTCAAGCAGCTTCATTGATACCCTCTTCAGTCTCTTTTCATAAAGAG GGAAAGTTTTCTGGTTTTAAGGAGACATCTTTTGTTGGAACTTCAATCTCCGAGCATCTTAAATCTGAATTTCATCATACTTCTTTGAGGATTAAG GAATTCCGAAATTGGATTATCAAAGCCCAAACAGTTACAGCATCTCCATCTATCGACCAAGCAACTCCTGAAGGTAAGAAAACATTGAGGAAAGGCAATGTCATTATTACAGGAGCCTCATCTGGGTTAGGCTTGGCCACAGCTAAGGCCCTCTCAATGATGGGAAATTGGAACGTAATCATGGCGTGTAGAGATTTCCTCAAAGCAGAAAGGGCTGCCAAGAGAATAGGAATGCCCAAAGATAGCTACACCGTCATGCATCTTGACCTTGCCTCCTTAGAGAGTGTCCGTCAATTTGTTGAAAACTTTCGACGTTCTGGTATGCCTCTTGATGTGTTGGTTTGCAATGCGGCTGTGTATTTGCCTACTGATAAAGAGCCTACGTTTACTGCTGAGGGCTTTGAACTTAGTGTTGGGACGAACCACCTTGGTCATTTTCTTTTATCAAGATTGTTACTTGATGACTTAAAGCAGTCCGACTATCCATCAAAGCGCCTTATAATTGTTGGTTCGATAACAG GAAACTCAAATACGCTAGCCGGGAATGTACCTCCAAAAGCCAACCTTGGGGATTTGAGGGGACTTGCAGGAGGGTTGAACGGAGTAAACAGCTCACCGATGATTGACGGAGGTGAATTTGATGGAGCAAAGGCCTACAAGGACAGCAAAGTATGCAACATGCTGACTATGCAAGAGTTTCACAGGCGATTCCACGAAGAAACAGGAATTACCTTTTCCTCTCTTTATCCTGGATGTATTGCCGAGACTGGTCTGTTTAGGAATCATGTTGCGCTGTTTAGAACCCTTTTCCCGCCCTTCCAGAAGTACATCACGAAGGGTTATGTTTCCGAAGAGGAGGCTGGAAAGAGACTTGCACAG GTGGTCTGTGATCAAAGCTTGACAAAATCAGGTGTTTACTGGAGTTGGAACAACAATTCGAAATCATTTGAAAACCAGCTGTCGAAGGAAGCTAGTGACGAAGAGAAAGCACGAAAATTGTGGGAGGTCAGTGAAAAGCTTGTTGGATTGGCTTAG